The genomic DNA TTCAGAGGACCCATCTTTATCAGGTATTTCAATTATCATTGGTAAAACACTAGAACCAATTTTTCTATTAATGTAATCTCTTATTTCATTAGCCATTAATTGAGTAATGATAATAATTGAAATCTCATCATCTAAAAATTTATCAAAAGCTGCGATAGCTTCTTCAGAAGTGTTTACAACTTCTGCCATTTTGACACCACCTAATCTAAATCCTGAAACAGTGTCAATATCACCTATAACTGCTACTGAACTCATATTAACATCTCCATGATTTTAGAATTAGGGAAGTCTGCTTCTCTTTTTGCTCTTGCAATAATTTTTAAATTTTTAATTTCGTTTTCTTTTTGACTTAAATAACCAATAATTGGACCAATACCTAATGGTTTTTTAACAGCTAAAGATTTTGAATAATCTGAAGTGTATGTGTCTAATGCTTTTTCAAATACAGCAACTGAACCAGTTTCGTTGTATATTGGCATAGCATCAGTTAATGCATCAGCATATTTTGTACCTTCTAAACCGGACACTACATTTGTAACGTCTGGAGATTCCATTAAATCTTTAAGTTTCCATTCACGTAATTGGTATCCTTCTTCTAATATATAAGGGGAGATTGCATCATAATCAAGGCCATCTTGTTTTGCCCTTATAATTAATTTTAGATTAGCTACATCAACCTGAGTTCCAACGTATGAGTATAAAATTTGTTTGTTTTCATCGGAAGGAACATCAGAAGAACGTAATAATTTGCCTAAATAGTATTTATCTAAAGCAGATTCTAATGGAAGAATCATATTAGTATCTTCATATTGTGGAAGAGCGTCTTCTAGTGCTGCTGCATATTCAGTACCATCTAAACTTGTTACAACATCTGAAACAGTTTCGGCATCAGCTAATGATTCTAATTCCCCATATAATGATCCACAAGGAATTAATAATTCTCTTGTCTCATCAGGGCTAAGACCAACTTCCTTAGCAGTTAAAAGACTTTTGATGTTGTCTATATCTGATTTTTTAGACATTACAACAAATGGGTCTTTGATGTCTTTAGGAGCTAATCTTGCAACAAAATCATAAGTGTTTGCACGTTCAACGTCTAATGCTTTGTCAAGTGGATA from uncultured Methanobrevibacter sp. includes the following:
- a CDS encoding V-type ATP synthase subunit F translates to MSSVAVIGDIDTVSGFRLGGVKMAEVVNTSEEAIAAFDKFLDDEISIIIITQLMANEIRDYINRKIGSSVLPMIIEIPDKDGSSEGSSDQMNDLIKRVIGVEMVK
- a CDS encoding V-type ATP synthase subunit C, which encodes MADGIATLISSVGLTQETFLVFCILAVLIVGAVVVIITSRPILDIYPYLNPSARVRARKGRLFDEKQITELVETNDVEEVENYLKGVPEYADVLDNYPLDKALDVERANTYDFVARLAPKDIKDPFVVMSKKSDIDNIKSLLTAKEVGLSPDETRELLIPCGSLYGELESLADAETVSDVVTSLDGTEYAAALEDALPQYEDTNMILPLESALDKYYLGKLLRSSDVPSDENKQILYSYVGTQVDVANLKLIIRAKQDGLDYDAISPYILEEGYQLREWKLKDLMESPDVTNVVSGLEGTKYADALTDAMPIYNETGSVAVFEKALDTYTSDYSKSLAVKKPLGIGPIIGYLSQKENEIKNLKIIARAKREADFPNSKIMEMLI